A genomic segment from Alteribacillus bidgolensis encodes:
- a CDS encoding DUF84 family protein, whose protein sequence is MARNMEKVIAIGSKNNAKIQAAANVFPREEYIVKGYSVDTAVSDQPFSEEETKKGAVHRSKAALAMDAVIGIGLEGGVEPMEDGLYLCSWGALADEKGRLFTAAGAKILLPEEVAEGLYKGEELKTMMEAYTNKKGVSHNEGAVGIFSNGFISRADMFAHIVWLLYGQWKFSQKLNKS, encoded by the coding sequence GTGGCAAGAAATATGGAAAAAGTAATAGCAATAGGCTCAAAAAACAACGCAAAAATACAAGCTGCCGCAAATGTTTTCCCAAGGGAAGAGTATATTGTAAAAGGGTACAGCGTGGACACTGCTGTGTCTGATCAGCCTTTTTCTGAGGAAGAAACTAAAAAAGGAGCAGTCCACAGATCAAAAGCAGCCCTTGCCATGGATGCAGTCATTGGAATTGGGCTTGAAGGCGGTGTTGAGCCAATGGAAGATGGTTTATATTTGTGCAGCTGGGGAGCACTTGCTGATGAAAAGGGCCGCCTATTTACTGCAGCCGGTGCTAAGATTCTTTTGCCGGAAGAGGTCGCAGAAGGTCTTTATAAGGGCGAAGAATTAAAAACAATGATGGAGGCATACACCAATAAGAAAGGAGTCAGCCATAACGAAGGTGCGGTTGGCATTTTTTCTAACGGTTTCATATCGCGCGCGGATATGTTTGCTCACATTGTATGGTTATTGTATGGACAATGGAAATTTTCGCAAAAACTAAATAAGTCCTAA
- a CDS encoding M42 family metallopeptidase — MNQETQEMFKTLTELPGAPGFEHDVRNYLKSELEKYSDNIVQDKLGSIFGVKKGTSSGPKVMVAGHMDEVGFMVKSINKKGLIRFETLGGWWSQVLLAQRVQVMTGNGPVVGVIGSTPPHLLEEAQRKKPMPLKKMYIDIGADDKKDAENIGIKPGQQIVPICPFTPMANKKKILAKSWDNRYGVGLSIDLLKELYGKDHPNILYSGATVQEEVGLRGAATSSQMIDPDIFYALDASPANDATGGKDAFGHLGKGALLRIFDRTMVTHHGMREFVLDTAETNDIPYQYFVSKGGTDAGRVHMANAGVPSAVIGVCSRYIHTSASILHIDDYAAAKELIVKLVETTDTSTVEQIRKGV, encoded by the coding sequence ATGAATCAAGAAACCCAGGAAATGTTTAAAACGTTAACAGAGCTTCCGGGAGCCCCTGGATTTGAACATGACGTCAGAAACTATCTAAAAAGTGAATTGGAAAAATACAGTGATAACATAGTTCAAGACAAATTAGGCAGCATCTTTGGTGTCAAGAAGGGAACATCAAGCGGTCCAAAGGTAATGGTAGCCGGACATATGGATGAAGTTGGTTTCATGGTGAAGTCTATAAATAAAAAAGGACTTATTCGTTTTGAAACACTTGGAGGTTGGTGGAGTCAGGTACTGCTTGCTCAGCGTGTACAGGTTATGACCGGTAATGGACCTGTAGTAGGTGTTATTGGTTCCACACCACCGCATTTACTTGAAGAAGCGCAGCGAAAAAAACCTATGCCGTTAAAAAAAATGTACATAGATATTGGAGCAGATGATAAAAAAGATGCGGAGAATATAGGCATAAAACCAGGTCAGCAAATTGTTCCTATTTGTCCGTTCACACCGATGGCAAATAAGAAAAAAATTCTAGCTAAATCATGGGATAACCGTTATGGGGTCGGTCTCTCTATTGACCTTTTAAAAGAACTGTACGGAAAAGACCACCCGAATATTTTATATTCTGGTGCCACTGTTCAAGAAGAAGTCGGGTTAAGAGGAGCAGCTACGTCGTCTCAAATGATTGATCCAGATATTTTTTATGCATTAGACGCAAGTCCGGCAAATGATGCCACTGGAGGAAAGGATGCATTTGGTCATCTTGGTAAAGGAGCCTTGCTTCGTATTTTTGACAGAACAATGGTGACACACCATGGAATGCGTGAATTTGTACTTGATACAGCAGAAACAAATGATATACCTTATCAGTATTTCGTTTCGAAAGGCGGTACCGATGCTGGGCGTGTTCACATGGCTAATGCAGGTGTTCCGTCCGCTGTGATAGGAGTTTGTTCGAGGTACATTCACACGTCGGCTTCCATTCTTCACATTGATGACTATGCAGCTGCCAAAGAGTTAATCGTGAAACTGGTAGAGACGACTGACACAAGTACGGTCGAGCAAATTAGAAAAGGTGTTTAA
- a CDS encoding PepSY domain-containing protein: MKVRDILIGAGIGFLAGYALKEYAGGEQISPEKALKTVKENIQDHIPVNGSWIHMTAENYKKDDLEYKVYRGGISSTKEGETKQMDFIVDAKTGTILELSS, from the coding sequence ATGAAGGTAAGAGATATCCTTATTGGAGCAGGTATTGGCTTTTTAGCAGGTTATGCACTTAAGGAATATGCTGGCGGAGAACAAATTTCTCCTGAAAAAGCACTAAAAACAGTTAAAGAAAACATTCAGGATCATATTCCTGTCAACGGTTCCTGGATTCATATGACAGCAGAAAATTATAAAAAAGACGACTTGGAGTACAAAGTCTACCGGGGCGGTATTTCAAGCACTAAAGAAGGCGAAACTAAGCAAATGGATTTTATTGTAGATGCAAAAACAGGCACTATCTTAGAACTTTCCTCATAA
- a CDS encoding PTS fructose transporter subunit IIABC — protein sequence MKITELLKTDTMVLNLESTTKDGVIDELVQKLDTAGRLNDKADFKEAILAREAQSSTGIGEGVAIPHAKTAAVKTPAIAFGRSKNGAEYESLDGQPAHLVFMIAASEGANEDHLQTLSRLSTLLMDESFRSDLIHAESEDEIITLIDKKEKEKLGEEETEESRAEEKDTDTPSILAVTGCPTGIAHTYMAADSLKDKAKEMGLSIKVETNGSDGVKNRLSAEEIEKADAIIVASDTKVEMDRFDGRPVLVKGVTDGIRRPEELLTQAKNGEAPIYKASGGGQEESSGDSSGRKGFYKHLMNGVSNMLPFVVGGGVLIAISFFFGINAANPEDPSYHPFAEALSVIGGENAFGLMVAVLAGFIAMSIADRPGFAPGMIGGLMATTGGAGFLGGLIAGFLAGYVVILLKKALAGLPKVLDGIKTILFYPVLSIFIVGMLMHFVIIEPISIFNTFLENWLDGMGTGNIVILGLILGGMMAVDMGGPINKAAFTFGIAMIDAGNYAPHAAIMAGGMVPPLGIALATTLFKKKFTKEERDAGFSSYFLGAFFITEGAIPFAAADPGRVIPSIIAGSATAGAFAMLFGNGLPAPHGGIFVIPAIQGGSPWLYVLAILIGTVVTALLVGFLKRPIRS from the coding sequence ATGAAGATTACCGAGCTGTTAAAAACAGACACGATGGTATTAAATCTTGAATCTACTACAAAAGACGGGGTCATTGATGAACTTGTTCAAAAATTGGATACAGCAGGCAGACTAAACGACAAGGCTGATTTTAAAGAAGCTATTCTTGCACGCGAAGCTCAGAGTTCAACTGGAATTGGGGAAGGGGTTGCCATTCCGCACGCAAAAACAGCTGCCGTAAAAACACCAGCGATTGCATTTGGGCGTTCAAAAAATGGAGCAGAATATGAATCGCTTGATGGACAGCCTGCACATCTTGTATTTATGATTGCTGCAAGTGAAGGTGCAAATGAAGATCATTTGCAGACACTGTCAAGACTGTCTACTCTTTTAATGGATGAGTCTTTTCGCAGTGACCTGATTCATGCCGAATCAGAAGATGAAATTATTACATTGATTGACAAAAAAGAAAAAGAGAAATTAGGAGAAGAAGAAACAGAAGAAAGCAGAGCGGAAGAAAAAGATACAGATACTCCAAGCATTCTTGCTGTTACTGGCTGCCCAACAGGCATCGCTCATACGTACATGGCAGCAGATTCTTTAAAAGACAAAGCAAAAGAAATGGGCTTATCCATTAAAGTCGAAACCAATGGGTCTGACGGAGTAAAAAATCGTCTTTCCGCCGAAGAGATAGAAAAAGCGGACGCTATTATTGTTGCCTCTGACACAAAAGTAGAAATGGACCGTTTTGATGGTAGACCAGTGTTAGTAAAAGGGGTGACAGACGGGATTCGCCGCCCGGAAGAATTGTTAACACAGGCTAAAAACGGTGAAGCTCCTATTTACAAAGCTTCTGGCGGAGGCCAAGAGGAAAGTTCAGGGGACAGCAGCGGTAGAAAAGGCTTTTATAAACATTTAATGAATGGTGTTTCTAACATGCTGCCATTCGTTGTCGGCGGCGGTGTATTAATCGCTATCTCCTTCTTTTTTGGAATTAATGCGGCCAATCCAGAGGATCCAAGCTATCATCCGTTTGCAGAAGCGTTAAGTGTTATTGGCGGAGAAAATGCGTTTGGTTTAATGGTAGCTGTACTTGCTGGTTTTATCGCTATGAGTATTGCAGACCGTCCAGGCTTTGCTCCTGGTATGATTGGCGGTTTGATGGCCACGACAGGGGGAGCAGGATTTTTAGGCGGTTTGATCGCCGGTTTTCTTGCTGGTTATGTAGTGATCCTGCTTAAAAAAGCATTAGCAGGGCTGCCAAAAGTATTAGACGGCATTAAAACGATTTTATTTTATCCCGTGTTGAGCATATTTATCGTCGGGATGCTCATGCATTTTGTCATTATTGAACCAATCAGCATTTTTAATACGTTTTTAGAAAACTGGCTTGATGGCATGGGAACTGGAAACATTGTTATCTTAGGCCTCATTTTAGGCGGTATGATGGCAGTTGATATGGGAGGTCCTATCAACAAAGCAGCCTTTACCTTTGGAATTGCTATGATTGATGCTGGGAATTACGCTCCGCACGCTGCTATTATGGCAGGCGGGATGGTGCCTCCTCTTGGAATTGCCCTTGCTACAACTTTATTTAAAAAGAAATTTACAAAAGAAGAAAGAGATGCAGGTTTTTCAAGTTATTTTCTTGGAGCTTTCTTTATAACAGAAGGCGCTATTCCATTTGCAGCTGCAGATCCAGGCCGGGTTATTCCGTCGATTATAGCTGGTTCTGCTACTGCTGGAGCATTTGCGATGTTATTTGGAAATGGATTGCCAGCACCTCACGGAGGGATATTTGTTATTCCTGCTATACAAGGAGGAAGTCCTTGGCTGTATGTGCTTGCCATTTTGATTGGTACAGTGGTAACAGCTTTATTAGTAGGATTTTTAAAAAGGCCGATACGTTCATAA
- the pfkB gene encoding 1-phosphofructokinase translates to MIYTLTLNPALDYVVEVADFTEGSINRTKNELKYPGGKGINVSRVLKRLGVSSTALGFTGGFTGDYIENVLKQENIDTDFVRVNGDTRINVKIRGGKETEINGASPSISEDDIRSLESRLALLDNEDQLVVAGSLPSMLPPDTYKRLMIRLKEKGIRVYLDTSGEALTKALEASPYFVKPNHLELAELYDVSISSVEEAVQYGKKLLDDFDISHAVISMAGEGAVYLHGDEAYQAKPPERPAVNSVGAGDSLVAGFIAKHLLSNNPDEVLAFAVSAGSATAFSETFCTKEEVVQINKEIKTAVLNE, encoded by the coding sequence ATGATTTATACACTGACATTGAATCCAGCTCTTGATTACGTAGTGGAGGTTGCTGATTTTACAGAAGGCAGCATCAATCGCACCAAAAATGAGTTGAAATATCCGGGTGGAAAAGGGATTAACGTGTCCCGCGTTTTGAAAAGATTAGGGGTTTCAAGTACTGCGTTAGGGTTTACAGGTGGATTTACCGGTGACTACATTGAAAATGTGCTCAAGCAAGAAAACATTGATACGGATTTTGTGAGGGTTAATGGAGATACTCGTATTAACGTAAAAATTAGAGGCGGAAAAGAGACTGAAATAAACGGGGCTTCCCCTTCTATATCTGAAGATGATATACGCTCCTTAGAAAGCAGATTAGCACTGCTTGATAATGAAGATCAGCTTGTAGTGGCAGGAAGTCTGCCATCCATGCTTCCACCTGATACGTACAAGAGGCTTATGATCAGATTGAAAGAGAAGGGCATTCGGGTTTACCTGGATACAAGCGGCGAAGCTTTAACAAAAGCGTTAGAAGCAAGCCCCTATTTTGTGAAGCCGAATCATTTAGAGCTGGCAGAACTGTATGACGTTTCTATTTCAAGCGTAGAAGAAGCAGTTCAATACGGGAAAAAGCTGCTTGATGACTTTGACATTTCTCATGCCGTTATTTCGATGGCCGGCGAAGGTGCTGTTTACTTACATGGCGATGAAGCATATCAAGCAAAACCTCCTGAACGTCCAGCTGTAAATTCCGTTGGCGCTGGAGATTCCTTAGTAGCAGGTTTTATCGCTAAACATCTATTGTCTAATAATCCAGACGAAGTTTTGGCATTTGCTGTATCGGCCGGCAGTGCCACTGCTTTTTCAGAAACATTTTGTACAAAAGAAGAGGTAGTACAAATTAATAAAGAAATTAAAACAGCAGTTTTAAATGAGTAA
- a CDS encoding DeoR/GlpR family DNA-binding transcription regulator — MLNIERKEAILSVLEKQEIATVQELVNATGASESTIRRDLTDLESQNYIKRLHGGASLSKRKTEEPSMSEKKSVNQAEKKSMAAAASALIEQKDCLFIDAGTTTIEMIPFLAGKQVIVVTNGIQHVPLLLERGIETYVTGGKAKPNTAALAGGKAVESMKEFRFDACFLGMNGIDAKQGFTTPDPDEAAVKKTAITLSSRSYVLADHSKIGEVSFSSVAPIEKAYIITSSKAEADQLRTLQQETEVKVVNV, encoded by the coding sequence TTGCTCAATATAGAAAGGAAAGAAGCTATACTATCTGTTCTCGAAAAGCAGGAAATAGCCACGGTTCAGGAATTAGTAAATGCAACCGGAGCATCTGAATCTACCATAAGAAGAGACCTCACTGATTTAGAATCACAAAATTATATTAAACGATTACACGGCGGGGCTTCCCTTTCTAAACGTAAAACAGAAGAACCAAGTATGTCTGAAAAAAAGAGTGTAAACCAAGCGGAAAAAAAATCGATGGCAGCCGCTGCCAGTGCTCTTATTGAACAAAAAGATTGTTTATTCATAGATGCAGGAACGACAACCATAGAAATGATACCTTTTTTAGCCGGCAAACAAGTAATAGTTGTAACGAATGGGATTCAACATGTTCCTCTGCTTTTAGAGCGAGGAATTGAGACGTATGTGACAGGCGGAAAAGCAAAACCTAATACAGCGGCTTTAGCTGGCGGCAAAGCAGTAGAATCGATGAAAGAGTTTCGTTTTGATGCCTGCTTTCTTGGAATGAACGGGATTGACGCCAAACAGGGTTTTACGACTCCCGATCCAGATGAAGCGGCAGTAAAGAAAACAGCTATTACATTATCGTCTAGATCTTATGTTCTTGCAGATCATTCTAAGATAGGGGAAGTTTCTTTTTCCAGCGTCGCTCCTATTGAGAAAGCTTATATTATTACATCAAGTAAGGCAGAAGCTGATCAGCTGCGAACATTACAACAAGAAACAGAAGTAAAGGTTGTGAATGTATGA
- a CDS encoding YtnP family quorum-quenching lactonase, whose amino-acid sequence MEQLTIGEYTLTWLRGGVTHLDGGAMFGVVPKALWSKKYPVNDKNQIELRSDPILIQGNGKNMLIEAGLGKNRFSDKQKRNYGITEESYVEEDLQKLGLTTSDIDAVLMTHMHFDHAAGLVKWENDQEVPAYEKAVIYVSETEWEETKHPNIRSRNTYWEQNWKPAEHKVETYAKELEPAPGIKLTRVGGHSNGLSVVTIEQGDDMVIHMADNMGTHAHQNVLWVMAFDDYPMDSIAVKQKYMDIGYNNEAWFTFYHDYKYRAIKYDSRGEKIKAVEKQS is encoded by the coding sequence ATGGAACAGTTAACAATTGGAGAATACACATTAACTTGGCTTAGAGGCGGTGTGACCCATCTTGATGGAGGAGCGATGTTTGGGGTAGTTCCTAAAGCGTTGTGGTCCAAAAAGTATCCAGTGAATGATAAAAATCAAATTGAATTGCGCAGTGATCCCATTCTTATTCAAGGGAATGGAAAAAATATGTTAATTGAAGCAGGACTTGGCAAGAACCGATTTTCTGATAAACAAAAGCGTAATTATGGAATAACCGAGGAATCTTATGTGGAAGAGGATCTTCAAAAGCTGGGCTTAACGACTTCTGACATAGACGCAGTGTTAATGACTCATATGCATTTTGACCACGCGGCCGGGTTAGTTAAATGGGAAAACGACCAAGAAGTTCCTGCTTATGAAAAAGCGGTCATTTATGTTTCTGAAACAGAATGGGAAGAAACAAAACACCCTAATATTAGGTCGCGCAATACATATTGGGAGCAAAATTGGAAACCTGCTGAGCATAAAGTAGAAACCTATGCTAAAGAACTTGAACCTGCTCCTGGCATCAAGCTGACTAGAGTGGGCGGGCATAGTAACGGTTTAAGTGTGGTAACGATTGAGCAAGGGGATGACATGGTTATTCATATGGCTGATAATATGGGAACACACGCTCATCAAAACGTTCTGTGGGTGATGGCGTTTGATGACTACCCAATGGATTCTATTGCAGTGAAACAAAAATATATGGACATCGGCTATAACAATGAAGCCTGGTTTACGTTTTACCATGATTATAAATATCGTGCCATTAAATATGACAGCCGAGGAGAAAAGATCAAAGCAGTTGAAAAACAAAGTTGA
- the trmB gene encoding tRNA (guanosine(46)-N7)-methyltransferase TrmB has translation MRLRHKPWAKEYIANHPQYVISSPSKKDKSWKELFNSDNPLYVEVGTGKGKFLDNMSVKYPHINFVGIEKFESVLVTGVQRVLQTKPTNLKFINGDVNDLLEYFNSEEIDRLYINFTDPWPKKRHEKRRLTYKSFLSLYEQALHPHGEIHMKTDNQGLFEYSLESMSQYGMKLKNISLDLHNSDDEENVMTEYEEKFSEKGQRIFRLEACFRAK, from the coding sequence ATGAGACTCCGTCACAAGCCATGGGCCAAAGAATATATCGCAAATCATCCACAATATGTGATTTCCTCTCCATCTAAAAAAGATAAATCTTGGAAGGAACTGTTTAACAGTGATAATCCTCTTTATGTAGAAGTTGGAACAGGTAAAGGGAAATTTTTGGATAACATGAGTGTGAAATATCCTCATATAAATTTTGTTGGTATTGAGAAGTTTGAGAGCGTTTTGGTTACTGGAGTTCAACGTGTATTACAAACAAAGCCAACAAATCTGAAATTTATTAATGGTGATGTAAACGACTTATTGGAATATTTCAACAGCGAAGAAATAGATAGACTATATATCAACTTTACAGATCCCTGGCCAAAAAAACGCCATGAAAAAAGGCGGCTTACGTACAAATCATTTTTATCACTCTATGAACAAGCATTGCATCCGCATGGGGAAATTCATATGAAAACAGATAATCAAGGTCTTTTTGAATATTCATTAGAAAGCATGTCGCAATATGGGATGAAATTGAAAAACATTTCGCTGGATCTTCACAATAGTGATGATGAAGAAAATGTGATGACCGAATATGAAGAAAAGTTTTCAGAAAAAGGGCAGAGAATTTTCCGGCTAGAAGCATGTTTTCGAGCAAAATAA
- a CDS encoding aminoimidazole riboside kinase, whose protein sequence is MKNGVISLGEALIDFIPMDEWNTLYQKSPGGAPANVAVGLSRLGINTYFLGKLGEDVLGTFLYETLQQYGVKTDHLYLTDEARTGAVFVTLDKSGERSFNFYINPSADQFLHPDEIDERLFEQAKVLHFGSITLINEPARSATLKAIKLAKKHSLRITFDPNVRLPLWPTEKQARETILHTISHADVVKISEDELEFLTGETEEAKGTAALDKYQIPVLVITKGEHGSTIITKNGQVDIEAESVKAVDTTGAGDAYLSGLLYHVHKYDDKIEDISLQQWQEAAAFASLSGGLAASAKGAMSSLPTLKEIEKNKDT, encoded by the coding sequence ATGAAGAATGGGGTTATTAGTTTAGGAGAAGCATTGATTGATTTTATTCCTATGGATGAATGGAACACTTTGTATCAAAAGAGTCCAGGAGGAGCACCTGCCAATGTAGCTGTCGGTTTATCACGGCTTGGAATAAATACATACTTTTTAGGGAAATTAGGAGAAGATGTACTAGGCACGTTTTTGTATGAAACGCTTCAGCAGTATGGAGTGAAAACGGATCATCTCTATTTAACTGACGAAGCTCGGACCGGTGCGGTTTTTGTTACGCTCGATAAAAGTGGAGAAAGAAGTTTTAATTTTTACATCAATCCAAGCGCTGATCAGTTTCTTCATCCTGATGAAATTGATGAGCGGTTATTTGAACAAGCCAAAGTTCTTCATTTTGGTTCTATTACTCTTATTAATGAACCAGCGCGTTCTGCAACATTAAAAGCCATTAAACTAGCCAAAAAACACAGCCTGCGTATTACATTTGATCCAAATGTTCGTCTTCCATTGTGGCCTACTGAAAAACAGGCTCGCGAGACTATCTTACATACGATAAGTCATGCAGATGTAGTAAAAATATCAGAGGACGAATTAGAGTTCTTAACAGGCGAAACAGAGGAAGCTAAAGGAACAGCTGCGCTTGATAAATATCAAATACCTGTTCTTGTTATCACTAAAGGTGAACACGGAAGCACGATAATAACAAAAAATGGACAGGTCGATATCGAAGCTGAAAGCGTGAAGGCAGTGGATACAACTGGGGCCGGAGATGCATATTTGTCCGGACTCTTATATCATGTGCATAAATATGATGATAAGATAGAAGACATCAGTTTGCAGCAATGGCAAGAGGCAGCAGCGTTCGCAAGTTTATCAGGAGGGCTGGCAGCTTCAGCAAAGGGAGCTATGTCTAGTCTGCCGACACTAAAAGAGATAGAAAAAAATAAAGATACATAG
- a CDS encoding phosphotransferase family protein, with product MNYYEHSTKTRVKLLELLLGEDWKVEPAGGSTGEAYIARAGEKKLFLKRNSSPFLAVLSAEGIVPKLLWTKRLENGDVITAQRWVHGRELGSSDMDRSDVAQLLSKIHCSSELLDMFKRIGNEPLTPTTITECLQNQLLASGTSYSLLQEAVDYLSLNRHEVTPPRMVVCHCDINHNNWMINSNNELYLIDWDGATVADPAFDLGLLLYEYIPREHWEKWLYHYGLPLTSDLEKRMHWYVISHALHSVLYHMRKGQHDQIKSWIDQLKQLLAYS from the coding sequence ATGAACTATTATGAACATTCTACAAAAACGAGGGTGAAACTATTGGAATTGCTATTAGGAGAAGACTGGAAGGTTGAACCCGCTGGAGGATCAACGGGTGAAGCTTATATTGCAAGGGCAGGAGAAAAAAAGCTGTTCTTAAAGCGCAATTCCTCTCCTTTTCTTGCAGTGCTTTCTGCAGAAGGGATTGTTCCTAAGCTTTTATGGACAAAACGTTTAGAAAATGGCGATGTAATCACCGCTCAGCGTTGGGTGCACGGGCGGGAACTTGGTTCTTCTGATATGGATCGTTCAGACGTTGCACAACTATTGAGTAAGATCCATTGTTCAAGTGAACTGCTTGATATGTTTAAAAGGATTGGTAATGAGCCTCTTACTCCGACTACTATAACAGAATGTCTGCAAAACCAATTGTTAGCATCAGGTACCTCGTATTCCTTATTACAAGAGGCCGTTGATTATTTGTCGCTGAACCGTCATGAAGTGACTCCGCCTCGTATGGTTGTATGTCATTGTGATATAAATCATAATAATTGGATGATTAATTCAAATAACGAATTATATTTGATTGATTGGGACGGGGCCACTGTGGCAGACCCTGCTTTTGATCTTGGTCTTTTATTGTACGAGTACATACCCCGAGAACATTGGGAAAAATGGCTTTATCATTATGGGCTGCCATTGACTTCTGATTTAGAAAAAAGGATGCATTGGTATGTAATCTCTCATGCTTTACACAGCGTTCTCTATCATATGAGAAAAGGGCAGCATGACCAGATTAAATCATGGATAGATCAGCTAAAACAATTATTAGCGTATTCATAA